From the Corythoichthys intestinalis isolate RoL2023-P3 chromosome 13, ASM3026506v1, whole genome shotgun sequence genome, one window contains:
- the LOC130927742 gene encoding zinc finger protein with KRAB and SCAN domains 1-like isoform X2, with the protein MLAEGHCPCYCLELVNRTALMDSHRKCDVCTPRLATEKDTNAPGRNLVRTSPGRSIANNAGEALPDMADFRKSLGPGQQEAESPGIKEEVELPQIKEEEPEPPQQQKREKQLPIKKEEEEQDITRLTGDILTNEDVLSEASRGAELPSCSSSIQELRADNFIAPPSNNNDATSPSPYTEDDDDDSHKKVLSADQLCECSQCGKTYNTKSNLNRHMKIHTPEKPFYCSVCGQRFTLKIQLTLHTRTHTVQLKLFPLF; encoded by the exons ATGCTAGCAGA GGGACACTGCCCGTGTTATTGCTTGGAGCTGGTCAACAGGACAGCACTCATGGACAGCCACAGGAAATGTGACGTTTGCACTCCTAGACTGGCCACGGAGAAAGACACTAATGCACCTGGTCGGAACCTCGTGAGGACATCGCCAGGCAGATCCATCGCAAACAATGCTGGAGAAGCACTTCCCGACATGGCCG ATTTCAGAAAATCTCTTGGTCCTGGGCAGCAGGAGGCAGAGTCTCCTGGCATTAAAGAGGAAGTTgagctcccccaaatcaaagagGAGGAACCAGAGCCCCCTCAACAGCAAAAGCGAGAGAAgcaacttccaatcaaaaaggaaGAGGAAGAGCAAGATATCACCAGGTTGACTGGTGATATCTTGACGAATGAAGATGTTCTAAGTGAGGCCAGCAGAGGGGCGGAGCTTCCAAGTTGCAGCAGCTCAATACAAGAATTGCGAGCAGACAATTTCATCGCGCCACCATCAAATAACAACGACGCCACCTCACCTTCGCCTTACACTGAAGATGATGATGACGATAGTCATAAGAAAGTTCTCAGTGCTGACCAACTCTGCGAATGTTCTCAGTGTGGGAAAACATATAATACCAAGTCAAATTTGAATAGGCATATGAAGATCCACACTCCTGAGAAACCCTTTTattgctcagtttgtggccagAGATTCACTCTAAAGATACAACTAACActccacacaagaacccacactg ttcagttgaagttgtttccCCTTTTTTGA
- the LOC130929010 gene encoding zinc finger protein with KRAB and SCAN domains 5-like isoform X1: MDGHRECDIRTPRLATEKDTNAPVRKLAKTSPAGSITNALPDPAGLSSILAGFRKSLGPGQQEPKSPGIKEEVELPQIKEEEPEHLQQQKKEEELQIKKEEEEEQDITLSTGEPLKNGDGLSEASRGAELQSGISSIKGLQADNFIAPPSDRKGATSHSPYTDDDDDSHKKGLGDDKLCECSECGKTYYSKSNLNRHMKSHTREKPFCCSLCGQRFAQKIQLTIHTRTHT; the protein is encoded by the exons ATGGACGGCCACAGGGAATGTGACATTCGCACTCCTAGACTGGCCACGGAGAAAGACACTAATGCACCGGTTCGGAAACTCGCTAAGACATCGCCAGCCGGATCCATCACTAATGCCCTTCCCGACCCGGCCGGTCTGTCGTCCATTTTGG CAGGTTTCAGAAAATCCCTTGGTCCTGGGCAGCAGGAGCCAAAGTCTCCCGGCATTAAAGAGGAAGTTGAGCTGCCCcaaatcaaagaggaggagCCAGAGCACCTTCAACAGCAGAAGAAAGAGGAGgaacttcaaataaaaaaggaggaggaagaggagcaaGATATCACCTTGTCgactggtgagcccttgaaAAATGGTGATGGTCTGAGTGAGGCCAGCAGAGGGGCGGAGCTTCAAAGTGGCATCAGCTCAATAAAAGGATTGCAAGCAGACAATTTCATCGCTCCGCCATCAGATAGAAAAGGCGCCACCTCACACTCGCCTtatactgatgatgatgacgataGTCATAAGAAAGGTCTCGGTGATGACAAACTCTGCGAATGTTCTGAGTGTGGGAAAACCTATTATAGCAAGTCAAATTTGAATAGGCATATGAAGAGCCACACTCGCGAGAAACCCTTTTGTTGCTCACTTTGTGGCCAAAGATTCGCTCAAAAGATACaactaacaatccacacaagaacccacacttga
- the LOC130927742 gene encoding oocyte zinc finger protein XlCOF20-like isoform X1, which translates to MDSHRKCDVCTPRLATEKDTNAPGRNLVRTSPGRSIANNAGEALPDMADFRKSLGPGQQEAESPGIKEEVELPQIKEEEPEPPQQQKREKQLPIKKEEEEQDITRLTGDILTNEDVLSEASRGAELPSCSSSIQELRADNFIAPPSNNNDATSPSPYTEDDDDDSHKKVLSADQLCECSQCGKTYNTKSNLNRHMKIHTPEKPFYCSVCGQRFTLKIQLTLHTRTHTGEKPFTCSVCGQRFTQSQNLKTHSRTHTGEKPFSCSVCGQKFSQRDNLKRHTKTHTGEKPFSCSVCCQTFAINDNLKRHIKTHTGEKPFTCLVCGHRFGHKSALRTHLRNHTGEKPFTCAVCGQGFPRSDGLKRHKCVVVKSNGPTTVLPVIHAAFVSFDTQAIVFCGPSSNPVKD; encoded by the exons ATGGACAGCCACAGGAAATGTGACGTTTGCACTCCTAGACTGGCCACGGAGAAAGACACTAATGCACCTGGTCGGAACCTCGTGAGGACATCGCCAGGCAGATCCATCGCAAACAATGCTGGAGAAGCACTTCCCGACATGGCCG ATTTCAGAAAATCTCTTGGTCCTGGGCAGCAGGAGGCAGAGTCTCCTGGCATTAAAGAGGAAGTTgagctcccccaaatcaaagagGAGGAACCAGAGCCCCCTCAACAGCAAAAGCGAGAGAAgcaacttccaatcaaaaaggaaGAGGAAGAGCAAGATATCACCAGGTTGACTGGTGATATCTTGACGAATGAAGATGTTCTAAGTGAGGCCAGCAGAGGGGCGGAGCTTCCAAGTTGCAGCAGCTCAATACAAGAATTGCGAGCAGACAATTTCATCGCGCCACCATCAAATAACAACGACGCCACCTCACCTTCGCCTTACACTGAAGATGATGATGACGATAGTCATAAGAAAGTTCTCAGTGCTGACCAACTCTGCGAATGTTCTCAGTGTGGGAAAACATATAATACCAAGTCAAATTTGAATAGGCATATGAAGATCCACACTCCTGAGAAACCCTTTTattgctcagtttgtggccagAGATTCACTCTAAAGATACAACTAACActccacacaagaacccacactggtgagaaaccttttacctgttcagtttgtggtcaaagattcactcaaAGCCAAAACTTAAAAACGCACTcacgaacccacactggtgagaaacctttttcctgctcagtttgtggccaaaAATTCTCCCAGCGTGATAACCTAAAGAGACACAcaaaaacccacactggtgagaaacccttttcctgctcagtgtgtTGTCAAACATTTGCCATTAATGATAATCTAAAGAGGCACATaaaaacccacactggtgagaaaCCTTTTACCTGCTTAGTTTGCGGTCATAGATTTGGTCACAAGAGCGCCCTAAGAACACACTTAAGAAATCACACTGGTGAGAAACCCTTTACCTGCGCAGTTTGCGGTCAAGGATTCCCTCGAAGTGATGGACTTAAGAGGCATAAgtgtgttgttgtgaaaagcaATGGGCCAACGACTGTTTTGCCCGTCATCCATGCTGCCTTTGTCAGTTTTGATACACAGGCAATTGTATTCTGTGGACCTTCCTCAAATCCTGTTAAGGATTAG
- the LOC130929010 gene encoding zinc finger protein with KRAB and SCAN domains 5-like isoform X2, translating to MDGHRECDIRTPRLATEKDTNAPVRKLAKTSPAGSITNALPDPAGLSSILGFRKSLGPGQQEPKSPGIKEEVELPQIKEEEPEHLQQQKKEEELQIKKEEEEEQDITLSTGEPLKNGDGLSEASRGAELQSGISSIKGLQADNFIAPPSDRKGATSHSPYTDDDDDSHKKGLGDDKLCECSECGKTYYSKSNLNRHMKSHTREKPFCCSLCGQRFAQKIQLTIHTRTHT from the exons ATGGACGGCCACAGGGAATGTGACATTCGCACTCCTAGACTGGCCACGGAGAAAGACACTAATGCACCGGTTCGGAAACTCGCTAAGACATCGCCAGCCGGATCCATCACTAATGCCCTTCCCGACCCGGCCGGTCTGTCGTCCATTTTGG GTTTCAGAAAATCCCTTGGTCCTGGGCAGCAGGAGCCAAAGTCTCCCGGCATTAAAGAGGAAGTTGAGCTGCCCcaaatcaaagaggaggagCCAGAGCACCTTCAACAGCAGAAGAAAGAGGAGgaacttcaaataaaaaaggaggaggaagaggagcaaGATATCACCTTGTCgactggtgagcccttgaaAAATGGTGATGGTCTGAGTGAGGCCAGCAGAGGGGCGGAGCTTCAAAGTGGCATCAGCTCAATAAAAGGATTGCAAGCAGACAATTTCATCGCTCCGCCATCAGATAGAAAAGGCGCCACCTCACACTCGCCTtatactgatgatgatgacgataGTCATAAGAAAGGTCTCGGTGATGACAAACTCTGCGAATGTTCTGAGTGTGGGAAAACCTATTATAGCAAGTCAAATTTGAATAGGCATATGAAGAGCCACACTCGCGAGAAACCCTTTTGTTGCTCACTTTGTGGCCAAAGATTCGCTCAAAAGATACaactaacaatccacacaagaacccacacttga
- the LOC130927741 gene encoding gastrula zinc finger protein XlCGF57.1-like: MDSHRECDVRTPRLDTEKDTNAPVRDLARTQPAGSIANNAGEAHPELAGLSSILGFRKSLGPGQQEPESLGIVELPQIKPPQLQKTESPGIKEEVELLQIKEEEPEPPQQTESPGIKQEVGFLQIKEEEPEPPQQQKTEKQLPIKKEAEELPYVKEEKEEQDITRSTDEPLKNEDVLSEANRGAELSSNDDSNDATSHSPYTDDDDDSSHKKGLSNDELCECSHCGKTYYNKSNLNRHMKSHTRKKPFCCSVCGHRFAKSQNLKTHARTHTGEKPFTCSVCGQRFTQSQNLKTHARTHTGEKPFACLVCGHKFSLKCNLKTHVRTHTDEKAFSCSTCGQSFTQKIQLTQHTRTHTGEKPFACLVCGQKFSLKSNLKTHIRTHNSEKAFSCSVCGQRFAQKIHLTLHTRTHTGEKPFVCSVCGQRFTQSHNLKTHTRTHASEKPFACSVCGLKFSEKQSLIDHTRTVCGQTFAKNEHLQLHARTHTGEKPYSCSVCGQRFSLNENLTRHTRTHTGEKPFFCSVCGRRFAKNEHLQLHTRTHTGEKPYSCSVCGQRFSLNENLKRHTKIHTGEKPFSCSTCGQKFSLNENLKRHTKTHTGEKPFSCLACGQRFSQKGALKKHSRSHTGEKPFTCSGCGKGFARSDAVKRHKHTCQVV; encoded by the exons ATGGACAGCCACAGGGAATGTGATGTCCGTACTCCTAGACTGGACACGGAGAAAGACACTAATGCACCAGTTCGGGATCTTGCTAGGACACAGCCAGCCGGATCCATCGCTAACAATGCTGGTGAAGCCCATCCTGAACTGGCCGGTCTGTCATCCATTTTGG GTTTCAGAAAATCTCTTGGTCCTGGGCAGCAGGAGCCAGAGTCTCTCGGCATAGTTGAGCTCCCCCAAATCAAGCCCCCTCAACTGCAAAAGACCGAGTCTCCTGGCATTAAAGAGGAAGTTGAGCTCCTCcaaatcaaagaggaggagCCAGAGCCCCCTCAACAGACGGAGTCTCCTGGCATTAAGCAGGAAGTTGGGTTCCTCcaaatcaaagaggaggagCCAGAGCCCCCTCAACAGCAAAAGACAGAGAAgcaacttccaatcaaaaaggaggcGGAAGAGCTGCCGTATGTTAAAGAGGAGAAAGAGGAGCAAGATATCACCAGGTCGACTGATGAGCCCTTGAAGAATGAAGATGTTCTAAGTGAGGCCAACAGAGGGGCAGAGCTTTCAAGCAATGACGATAGCAACGACGCCACTTCACACTCGCCTTacactgatgatgatgatgacagtaGTCATAAGAAAGGTCTCAGTAATGACGAACTATGTGAATGCTCTCACTGTGGGAAAACCTATTATAACAAGTCAAATTTGAATAGGCATATGAAGAGCCACACTCGTAAGAAACCCTTTTgttgctcagtttgtggccacAGATTCGCTAAAAGCCAAAACTTAAAAACGCACGcaagaacacacacaggtgagaaacCTTttacctgctcagtttgtggtcaaagattcactcaaAGCCAAAACTTAAAAACGCACgcgagaacccacactggtgagaaaccttttgcctgcttaGTTTGTGGTCATAAATTCTCTTTGAAATGCAACTTAAAAACACACGTAAGAACCCACACTGACGAGAAAGCCTTTTCCTGCTCAACCTGTGGCCAAAGTTTCACTCAAAAGATACAACTAacacaacacacaagaacccacactggtgagaaaccttttgcttgcttagtttgtggtcaaaaattcTCATTGAAAAGCAACTTAAAAACACATATAAGAACCCACAATAGTGAGAAAGCCTTTTCCTGCTCAGTCTGTGGCCAAAGATTCGCGCAAAAGATACACCTAACActccacacaagaacccacactggtgagaaaccatttgtctgctcagtttgtggtcaaagattcactcaaAGCCACAACTTAAAAacgcacacaagaacccacgctAGTGAGAAACCCtttgcctgctcagtttgtggtctaaAATTCTCTGAGAAACAAAGCTTAATCGACCACACAAGAACCGTTTGTGGCCAAACATTCGCTAAGAACGAACACCTTCAACTACACGCAAGAACCcatactggagaaaaaccttattcctgctcagtttgtggtcaaagattctccCTGAATGAAAACCTAACGaggcacacaagaacccacacaggTGAGAAACCCTTTTTCTGCTCCGTTTGTGGCCGAAGATTCGCTAAGAACGAACACCTCCaactacacacaagaacccacactggggaaaaaccttattcctgctcagtttgtggtcagcgATTCTCTCTGAATGAAAACCTAAAGAGGCACACAAAAATCCACACTGGTGAGAAACCCTTTTCCTGCTCAACGTGTGGTCAAAAATTCTCTCTGAATGAAAACCTGAAGAGGCACACGAAAACTCACACTGGTgagaaacctttttcctgcttagcttgcggtcaaagattcagtcaaaAGGGCGCCCTAAAAAAACACTCAAGAAGTCACACTGGTGAGAAACCCTTTACCTGCTCAGGTTGTGGTAAAGGATTTGCTCGGAGTGATGCAGTTAAGAGGCAcaagcatacctgtcaagttgtatag